AGCCATGAGTGAGACAGATTGATCCATGATTCCGCATGGCACACCAACGTACTCATTTTCAGCTCTCTGAGTTAAGCGCGCTAAATCTTCCAGAGAATTTCCTAGAGAAAAAAGATGATTGAGCGCAGTTGCAACACAACACTCAAGGGCAGCAGATGAGGATAGGCCTGCACCTAAGGGAACGTGTCCATCAATCATGATGTCTATGCCGCTTGTAATTCCAAGTGACCAGATAACACCGAATGGATAGCGCTCCCATTCACCTTTTAATCCAGGCTTAATTGCATCCAGGTTTTGTTCTACAACTTTGTTTCTGCGCTGCATGGAGGTGATGCGCACTTTGCGATCATTTCGCACACGAATAGCTGCAAAAGTCCTATCTTTAATGGCAAAGGGGAGGACAAAACCATCGCTGTAGTCGATGTGTTCTCCGATTAAGTTAACACGGCCTGGAGCTGCAGCGATGATGTCTGGAGCAGCGCCAAATGCCTGCACAAATCTCTTATCAATATCTGGCATCAGAGGCCTAACTAAAAGCTGCCAAAGTATCGGCAACCATGTCTTCAATTCCTCTTGTTGGAACCCATCCAAGCTTTGATTTTGCTTTATTGATATCTGCAATTAGAACTGCAGGGTCTCCGGCGCGACGAGGTGAATCAATTGTTGGGATCTGATGCCCTGCAGCCTTTGATGCCGCGGCTACAACTTCTCGCACTGAATACCCATCACCGCTACCTAGGTTATAGATCTCATGCACACCAGCCGTGAGGGTTTCTAAAGCTTTAATGTGAGCATCAATTAAATCAACTACGTGCACATAGTCACGCACACACGTTCCATCAGCTGTTGGCCAATCGGTGCCAAAAATCTTTACTGGATTTTCCTCAGTGCTTCTTAGAACATTTGGAATCAAATGAGTTTCTGGATTGTGGCGCTCAGCCAACCAACCACGCTTTGATTTAAGGGCACCTGCAACATTGAAATAGCGAAGTGATGCTGCAGCAATTCCTCTTGCAGCCGATTCTGCTGTAATCATCTGATCTATGGCTAATTTTGTAGCACCATAGGGATTCGTAGGTTTAGTGGGTGCGCTTTCCAAAATAGGTACTTGTTCAGGTTCGCCATAAGTGGCAGCAGATGAAGAAAAGACCAACTTCTTAACGCCACTTTTGTGCATCTCATCGAGCAGATTTCGCGTTCCATCAACATTTACCTGATGATAAAGATCAGGTTTTTCAACAGATTCGCCAACAAGTGATTTACCTGCAAAGTGCATGACCGCATCAACACCAACAAGTGCTTGTGCTAAATCTCCGGAGTTCAAAAGTGAGCCTTGAATAAAACTCACACCCGCTGGCGCTGTGTCGGCATGACCCGTACTGCAATCATCCAGAATCGAAATTTCATAACCTTGCTCGAGCAATATATCTACGGCCGTGGAGCCGATATATCCCGTGCCGCCTGTTACTAAAACCCGCATTACAAAACTACTTCGCGCAACTGCGCCGCTGATTGCTCTGGTCGCATATCCATGATGAATGCACCCATTGCAGATTCAGATCCAGCTAAGTACTTCAACTTTCCAGGAGCGCGTCGCACGCTCGTGATTTGCCAGTGCAAGCGCAAGACATCGCGGCCAACACGGACAGGTGCTTGGTGCCAAGCGGCGATATAGGCCATATCAATTCCAAAGACACCATCGAGGCGTTTCATTACTTCAAGTGCGATGGGAGCAAATGCATCGCGGTCTTGATCTGTGAGGCCAGTTAAGTCTGCAACAGGATTAAGCGGTGCAACATGAATTTCAAATGGATAACGCGCGGCATAAGGAACAAATGCAATCCAACGATCATTGCGGGCGATGATGCGCTCTTCATCGCGAATCTCACGGGCAACTACTTCATCAAATAAAACTTTTCCAGTGGAAGTTTTGTATTTATTGGCTGCCGCTAACATCTTTTCAACACGAGGTGGAATATATGAATAGGCATAAATCTGACCATGCGGGTGAGTCAGCGTTACGCCAATCTCTTCTCCGCGGTTTTCAAATGGTGCAATGTGCTCGATAAAGCTCTCTTGGGAGAGTTCGGCGGTGCGATCAATCCATGCCTCAAGTAGAACGCGCACGCGCGCAGGCGTTAGATCTTTAAATGCATTTCCATGTTCTGCTGTAAAACAAATTACTTCACACTTACCAGCAGCACTTCCCAAATCTGTATCTGGACCAACTTGATCAGGTAAGGCCCAATCACCAGTTGGAGGGCGAAGTGAAGGAGAGCGGTTATCAAAGACAACTACTTCAAAATCAGATTCAGGAATCTCAGTTAAAAGCTCTCCTGTTGTTGGACAGAGGGGGCAGAGTTCTTTGGGAGGTAAAAAGATTCGACCTTGGCGATGTGATGCCATGGCAATCCACTCATTCACCAAGGGATCGAGTCGAAGTTCACCTATTGCTGGTTGTTTTTCTACAGGACGGGCATCTTTGGCGCTCCGGTTTTGACCAGAAGTGTCGTAATAGCGAATGGTGCGGCCATCGGCCATCAGGCGATCATTTCGAAGGATGCCAGCGCTTAGTTTTTTACTCTGCTCCATAGTGTCGTTACTCTACAGTTGTGACTAAGCAAACTGCACTTCTGAGCGCTCCAACTTCCTCGTTGCTCATTGAGGTTGTTAATGGAGCCTTAGTAATTCGCCATTGGGGAGCCCCAATTCTTGGGCAAAACCATGACATCGCGCTAGCTAGTCGAGTATCGATTGCAAATAGTTCTTGGGATGAACCACAGCTGCCAGGTTTGATGCGCGAGAGCGCACGTGGTTTCTTAGGACGTCCATCTCTGTCCGGACACCGCAATGGAAAAGCTTGGTCAACTAAATTTGAAGTTACTGATTTTCATCATCAAGGTAATCACTGCGCAGTAACCCTTCGAGACTTTCATGCAGAGCTAGAGGTAATAGTCACTTTTGATTTAGATGCTTTTGGAGTACTTATTCAGAAAGCCACAGTTAAAAACATTGGAAACTCTGATTATGTTCTCAATGAATTCATCCACTGGTTGCCTTTGCCACGAGAGGCAACACAGAATTTAGATTTTGCAGGACGTTGGTCAAATGAGCGTCAACCACAATGTCGCGATATTCAAATTGGAACCTGGGTGCGTGAATCTCGTGAGGGACGAAGCGGGCATAATTTCTCTATTGCAGATATCGCATTAACTGCACAAACTTCTTTCCAATCTGGTTCTGCTTGGGCAACATCGATTGCTTGGAGTGGTAATTCTCATTATTTGGTTGAACGTGGTTTTGATGGTCAGCAATCTATTGGTGCCGGCGAACTCTTGCTTGCAGGTGAAGTAATTCTTAAGGGTAATGAATCTTATGAAGCACCAGCTTTGTTTGCTGTTTATTCAAGCCAAGGATTAGATGGTGTTAGTGCGGCTTTCCATTCACATCTTCGTGCACGTGAAATTCATCCTAAGCGTCCACGTCCACTGACTTTAAACATGTGGGAAGCGCTCTACTTTGATCACAATGAATCAAAGATTAGAGAGCTCGTTGATGTTGCTGCCGAAGTTGGGGTTGAGCGCGTTGTTCTAGATGATGGGTGGTTTCACTCCCGCCGCAATGATCGCTCAGGCTTGGGTGATTGGGTTGTTGATCCAGCTGTCTGGCCAAATGGATTAACCCCAGTAGTTGAATACATCAATAGCAAAGGTATTGAGTTTGGTCTTTGGTTTGAAGGCGAAATGGTTAACCCGGACTCTGATTTATATCGTGCTCATCCTGAATGGATCCTGCATGAAGGAGATCGAACCCCACCGCTATGGCGCCACCAACTTGTTCTAGATCTTGGGCATGAAGAGGCATACAAGCATGTTCTGGAACAAACATCTTCACTATTGGCTGCTCACAATATTGTTTACATCAAGTGGGATCACAACCGTGTATTAGTTGATGCTGGGCATTTAGGTGTTGCGGGTGTTCGCCGCCAAACACAGGCTATTTATCGTTTGTTTGCTGAGTTAAAAAAGCGTCATCCAGGACTTGAAATTGAATCGTGCGCATCAGGCGGAGCCCGTATTGATTTAGGTGTTATTGATTATGTGGATCGCTTCTGGACAAGTGATAACAATGATGCCCTCGAGCGCCAAACTATTCAGCGCTGGACATCACAAGTTATTCCGCCAGAAATGCTGGGAACACACATTGGCCCAACCCATGGACACCAAACTGGTCGCACATTAGAACTCTCTATGCGCGCAATAACTGCGCTCTTTGGACATGCTGGTATTGAATGGAACATTACGCAAGCAACTGCCGAAGAACGGGCAAATCTTGCTACGTGGGCCAAGTACTACAAAGACAATCGCGCCCTATTACACAGTGGAAAATCTGTTCGCATTGATTATCCAGATGAGCATGGATACCTCTACGGTGTTATATCTGCCGATACTAAGAAATCTATATTCGCCTATGTTCAGTTAACACCTACTGTGACAATTCACCCAGCATCACTTAAGTTTGCCGGTTTGGATGCAGCTGCCAATTATTTAGTTAAAGCCGTTTATCCAGCAGGCAAACCACGATTTATGTTAATCACTCCACCGCAGTGGATGGATGGCATCACCATGTCAGGTTCAGCCCTTGCCACTATTGGAGTGAGTGCACCGATTCTTGCACCGGCCAATGCCGTGCTGATCGAAATTACTAAGCTCTAATCAACCCAGTTCAGAGTTCGCTCAACTGCTTTCTTCCAATTCTTATAGCCAGCTTCGCGCACATCTAATGTTGAAGTGGGTGACCAGCGGCGTGATTGTTGCCATTGCTTCTTAACTTCATCTTGTGAACTCCAGAAGCCAACAGCTAAACCAGCAGCATATGCAGCACCTAAGGCAGTGGTCTCACCAATAAGTGGGCGAGTGATATCAATTCCCATAATGTCAGCCTGCATCTGCATGCACAGTGAGTTAGCGGTGATGCCACCATCAACGCGCATTTCGCGCATTGGAACTCCACTGTCAGCCACCATTGCATCCATAACATCGCGAGTTTGATAACAAATTGCTTCAAGGGCAGCGCGGGCAAGATGGGCTTTAGTTGCTGCACGTGTTAAACCAACGATTGCACCGCGTGCATCACTGCGCCAATACGGTGCAAAGAGTCCTGAGAATGCGGGTACGAAATAGACTCCAGCAGTATCTGTCACAGAGGATGCAAGATTTTCAGTTTCAGCAGCGTTAGTAATAATCCCTAATTGATCACGTAACCATTGAATGGCAGAACCAGTCACAGCAACTGAGCCTTCTAGAGCGTAATGAGCGGGTTGATCACCTAACTTGAAACAGACTGTTGTGAGCAAACCATTTTTAGATCGGACGATCTCCGTGCCAGTATTGAGGAGCGCAAAGTTTCCAGTGCCATATGTAGTTTTAGATTCACCGCGTTCAAAGCAGACTTGCCCAACCATTGCAGCTTGCTGGTCTCCTAAGATTCCAGCGATTGGGATAGAAGTTCCAAATGGACCGTGAGGATCGGTGGATGCATACACTTCTGAGGAAGATTTGATCACTGGAAGTGAACTGCGAGAGACTCCAAAGATATCTAGAAGCTCTTGATCCCAATCAAGGGTTTCAAGGTTCATTAATAATGTGCGACTGGCGTTAGTCACATCAGTTTGATGTACACCGCCACGTACTCCACCTGAAAGATTCCACAATAACCATGAATCAATAGTTCCCATTCGAGCATTTTCATTTTTTGCAGCGGGAACATTGCTCAGAAACCAGTTCATCTTGCTACCGGCAAAATAAGGAGCAATCGTTAATCCAGTCTTGAAACGAACCTTCTCTTTTTGGGAATCAGTTAAAGAGGAGAGAAAATCGGTGGTGCGAGTGTCTTGCCAGACAATTGCATTGGATAAAGGTTGCCCAGTGCTCACATCCCAAACAACTGTGGTTTCACGTTGATTAGTGATTCCAATAGCTGCTAAATCTGAACCTAAAATGTCGGCCTGCTTGAGGGCCCCAGCGATGACTTCTTGCACGCGTTGCCAAATTTCAGCTGCATCATGCTCAACCCAGCCGGGGTGAGGCATTATTTGGCGATGTTCAAGTTGGTGTTGGCCAATAACTTTGCCCGAGTGGTCAAAGATCATGAAACGAGTACTTGAGGTTCCTTGATCCAAACTGCCGATATAAGTCACGAAGTGAAAACCTTTCATAATTAAGTTAGGCTTACTCTACTCAGATGCAATGGAGAATCAACGCTTATGTTCCTATCACAGCTAAGCCCCCAGCAGCGTGATAGCGCCATTTCAGAATTATCGAGTGAATCTTTTGACATATTAGTTATTGGCGGGGGTGTCACAGGCGTTGGAGCGGCACTTGATGCAGCATCACGTGGTTTAAAAGTTGCTCTGATTGAATCCCAAGATTTAGCGTCTGGAACTTCAAGTCGTTCCAGCAAACTCATTCACGGTGGATTGCGATACCTAGAACAATATGACTTTAAATTAGTACGAGAAGCACTCCATGAGCGCGAACTAATGGTTTCTTCTCTCTCGCCACATCTAGTTAAGCCAGTCGGATTCTTATTTCCGCTGACCGAAAAATTCAAAGAGCGAACTTACGTTGGTGCGGGCCTTGCACTCTATGACGCACTTCGTGGTTTCCAACGTGCCCTACCTTGGCACAAACATATTGGTCAAAAGCAGATTAATGAGATTGCACCATCTCTGCGCCCAGATTTGATTACTGGAGCTATTAAGTATTTTGATGCACAGGTAGATGACGCGCGACACACGATGACAATTGCACGCACTGCAGCTCGACATGGGGCAGTGATTGCAACACGCGTGAGTGCAGTCTCGCTCTTGCGAGAAGGTAAGCGCGTTGTTGGAGTAAAAGCGAAAGATTTAGAGTCTGGAAAAACTATAAACATCAGTGCAACAGCAACAGTGATGTGTGCTGGTGTGTGGAGTGATGAACTGCATGCAAAGTTTGAATTAAAGCCAGGTTATAACGTGGCAATGAGTAAGGGCGTGCATATCGTATTGCCAGGCTCGGCAATTAAATCTAACGCTGGAATTATTCTCAAGACTCCAATTTCAGTCTTATTCTTAATTCCATGGGGAGATAAGTGGATTGTTGGAACAACCGATACTCCATACACGGGAGATAGAGCAGAGCCTTTGGCTAGTCGTGAAGATGTTCAATACATTTTGGATCAAGCCAATCGCGTGTTATCTCCTAAATTAGATGTTTCTCAAATTATTGGTGTTTATGCAGGCTTGCGACCACTGGTAGCAAATAACAAAGACTCTGCAACGACCAAACTCTCACGCGAACACACAGTTGATCGACCAGCTGCTGGATTTGTGAGCATTGCCGGTGGTAAATACACCACTTATCGAGTGATGGCTAAAGATGCCATTGATCGCGCAGTCATTGAACTACGTGCGATTAAGCCAGAGTCAGTAACAGACAAACTGCCACTAGTTGGTGCTGATGGTTACTTTGCATTAGTCCAGCAGGTCGAGCGCTTAAGTGAAAGCAGTGGTCTTGATACCGACACAATTACTCACTTGCTCAATCGCTATGGATCCATGATTAGTGAAGTTCTTGAACTAATTGAGGCAAATCCAAAGCTCGCAGCAAAAGTTGATAAAGATCTTCTCTACATCAAGGCAGAAATTGAATATGCAGCAAGCTATGAAGGTGCAAGAACAGTTGATGATGTTATTTCGCGCCGCACACGGATTGCCTTTGAAGCCAGCGATCACGGCGTGCACTTAGCAGATGAGATTGCCGCGATTATTGCCCCAGTACTTGGTTGGAGTGCAAAAGAGCGAAAAGCATCAGTTACCGCATATGAAGAACTAGTAGATCGCGAGCTTGAGGCGTTAGATCAACTTCTAGAAGAGCATGAAAGAGTTAGTTCTTAATCTGCTTTGAACAACCATCAACTGAAGGCTTCTTAGTTGGCTTCTTAGTTGGCTCAGCTGTTGGTGACGGAGTTGGACCTTGAACCACTGTGAAAGTTACTGCTTGAGAGCTTTGTGCATGTGTTTGTGACACATCTGTATAAACAACATTTCCACTATATGTGCCGGCAGGAACACCCTTAATTGCCAATGTCCACTCACCACTGGTGGCACGCAGAACTGTTTGAACTGGACTTGTCTTTGGCACAGTTGCAGCGTCGAAGACAAGTTTAATTGCACCAGTCACAACAGGTGATGAATCAGGACGTGTGACCGTTGCTTTAAATGTGACTGACTTATTGGTTGTACTGGCGGATTGGGCGTTAACAATTAATTGAGTTGGCTCATTATTTGGCATCAAATCAACTAATGCAGGCGCCCAACTTCCTTTAGAAAGATTGAGGAAATCTGAGGCACTGCCTCTAAAAATATTGAGATCAAGTCGAGTGCCAGGCACACCGTATTTAGGTGCAATTCCACAGGATGTGTATTGCCAGATAGTCCATTGTGAATCACAGTTAGCGCCAGTCCATGAGTGCACATAGCAACCACCAGCTTTAATTCCAGGTTGATTAATCGGGTTAAACGGATCAATTGCATATTGGGCTAGCCACAGTGGGTATTGAGCCAACTTCGCACTCTTATTCATTGAACTCTCTAGAAAGTTTGAATAGGAGTAGAGAATTGGCGTTCTTCCTGTTTTCTCTTTAAGTAGTCCTAAGAATGTTTCTGCCCATAAAGTAACTGCAGCCCGGCTGGCATATTTCTGGCAGGCACCTGAAGAGGAGACTCGAACACATTTATTCTCAAGATCTAGTGCGTAAGGGAGATCTTTTTCAGTGTAACCACCGATAGCAGCTAATCTCCATAATACTTTTTGAGCTTGGGCAGTTGCATCACGGATGATTCCTGCTGAATCACTGACATCAGGCAAAATCGCATAGTGATAAAAACCTGTATAGAGACCTGCAGCTTGGGCTGCTGCGTGATCCATAATGAGGTACTTAAGTGCAAGTGCATCTGCTTCATCTCTAGTATCTGAGGCTTTAATCATGACGAAGCGAAGTCCAGATGCATAGGCAACTGAAAAATCAATTGGCTTGTCGTTGGGATGTTGCCATCTACTCACATCTGCTCCGTGGATGCGACCACCAGGACCGAAAGATTCAACAACTAAGGCAGGATCAGTGGTTGAAATCTGGGGAGGCTTTTTAATGGTGATTGTTCTAATAGGGGAGTTGGAAACTTTGCCTCCAACATTTACTTGAGCGCGATACTTGATTGGAATATCAAATGCAGTTGCAACAGCAACAATCTTCCACGTTCCTGCTTTGGTGGTCTTAGTTACAAAACGCGTGGTCTTCCATTCACCTGATGAGTTACCCTGAATTTTTACGCTCAAACCAGATCGAGCCGGCTTGATGGTTCCGTAGAAGGTAACTACTGATTCAGTTGCCGATGGAGTTTGTCGCAAGGAAAGTGTGAGAGAGCTAGAAGCGGCCTGAACCTGTGGCACATTCAAGGCTAGTAGAGTCAGCGCAATTGCTGTAATTGTTGCGCGGATTTTCATCGCTCACTTATTTCAACATCAATAGCCAAGACAGATTTTATTGTTTGAATGAGTATCGCTTGTTGCT
This DNA window, taken from Candidatus Planktophila vernalis, encodes the following:
- the galE gene encoding UDP-glucose 4-epimerase GalE, with translation MRVLVTGGTGYIGSTAVDILLEQGYEISILDDCSTGHADTAPAGVSFIQGSLLNSGDLAQALVGVDAVMHFAGKSLVGESVEKPDLYHQVNVDGTRNLLDEMHKSGVKKLVFSSSAATYGEPEQVPILESAPTKPTNPYGATKLAIDQMITAESAARGIAAASLRYFNVAGALKSKRGWLAERHNPETHLIPNVLRSTEENPVKIFGTDWPTADGTCVRDYVHVVDLIDAHIKALETLTAGVHEIYNLGSGDGYSVREVVAAASKAAGHQIPTIDSPRRAGDPAVLIADINKAKSKLGWVPTRGIEDMVADTLAAFS
- the galT gene encoding galactose-1-phosphate uridylyltransferase; the protein is MEQSKKLSAGILRNDRLMADGRTIRYYDTSGQNRSAKDARPVEKQPAIGELRLDPLVNEWIAMASHRQGRIFLPPKELCPLCPTTGELLTEIPESDFEVVVFDNRSPSLRPPTGDWALPDQVGPDTDLGSAAGKCEVICFTAEHGNAFKDLTPARVRVLLEAWIDRTAELSQESFIEHIAPFENRGEEIGVTLTHPHGQIYAYSYIPPRVEKMLAAANKYKTSTGKVLFDEVVAREIRDEERIIARNDRWIAFVPYAARYPFEIHVAPLNPVADLTGLTDQDRDAFAPIALEVMKRLDGVFGIDMAYIAAWHQAPVRVGRDVLRLHWQITSVRRAPGKLKYLAGSESAMGAFIMDMRPEQSAAQLREVVL
- a CDS encoding alpha-galactosidase, translating into MTKQTALLSAPTSSLLIEVVNGALVIRHWGAPILGQNHDIALASRVSIANSSWDEPQLPGLMRESARGFLGRPSLSGHRNGKAWSTKFEVTDFHHQGNHCAVTLRDFHAELEVIVTFDLDAFGVLIQKATVKNIGNSDYVLNEFIHWLPLPREATQNLDFAGRWSNERQPQCRDIQIGTWVRESREGRSGHNFSIADIALTAQTSFQSGSAWATSIAWSGNSHYLVERGFDGQQSIGAGELLLAGEVILKGNESYEAPALFAVYSSQGLDGVSAAFHSHLRAREIHPKRPRPLTLNMWEALYFDHNESKIRELVDVAAEVGVERVVLDDGWFHSRRNDRSGLGDWVVDPAVWPNGLTPVVEYINSKGIEFGLWFEGEMVNPDSDLYRAHPEWILHEGDRTPPLWRHQLVLDLGHEEAYKHVLEQTSSLLAAHNIVYIKWDHNRVLVDAGHLGVAGVRRQTQAIYRLFAELKKRHPGLEIESCASGGARIDLGVIDYVDRFWTSDNNDALERQTIQRWTSQVIPPEMLGTHIGPTHGHQTGRTLELSMRAITALFGHAGIEWNITQATAEERANLATWAKYYKDNRALLHSGKSVRIDYPDEHGYLYGVISADTKKSIFAYVQLTPTVTIHPASLKFAGLDAAANYLVKAVYPAGKPRFMLITPPQWMDGITMSGSALATIGVSAPILAPANAVLIEITKL
- the glpK gene encoding glycerol kinase GlpK translates to MTYIGSLDQGTSSTRFMIFDHSGKVIGQHQLEHRQIMPHPGWVEHDAAEIWQRVQEVIAGALKQADILGSDLAAIGITNQRETTVVWDVSTGQPLSNAIVWQDTRTTDFLSSLTDSQKEKVRFKTGLTIAPYFAGSKMNWFLSNVPAAKNENARMGTIDSWLLWNLSGGVRGGVHQTDVTNASRTLLMNLETLDWDQELLDIFGVSRSSLPVIKSSSEVYASTDPHGPFGTSIPIAGILGDQQAAMVGQVCFERGESKTTYGTGNFALLNTGTEIVRSKNGLLTTVCFKLGDQPAHYALEGSVAVTGSAIQWLRDQLGIITNAAETENLASSVTDTAGVYFVPAFSGLFAPYWRSDARGAIVGLTRAATKAHLARAALEAICYQTRDVMDAMVADSGVPMREMRVDGGITANSLCMQMQADIMGIDITRPLIGETTALGAAYAAGLAVGFWSSQDEVKKQWQQSRRWSPTSTLDVREAGYKNWKKAVERTLNWVD
- a CDS encoding glycerol-3-phosphate dehydrogenase/oxidase; its protein translation is MFLSQLSPQQRDSAISELSSESFDILVIGGGVTGVGAALDAASRGLKVALIESQDLASGTSSRSSKLIHGGLRYLEQYDFKLVREALHERELMVSSLSPHLVKPVGFLFPLTEKFKERTYVGAGLALYDALRGFQRALPWHKHIGQKQINEIAPSLRPDLITGAIKYFDAQVDDARHTMTIARTAARHGAVIATRVSAVSLLREGKRVVGVKAKDLESGKTINISATATVMCAGVWSDELHAKFELKPGYNVAMSKGVHIVLPGSAIKSNAGIILKTPISVLFLIPWGDKWIVGTTDTPYTGDRAEPLASREDVQYILDQANRVLSPKLDVSQIIGVYAGLRPLVANNKDSATTKLSREHTVDRPAAGFVSIAGGKYTTYRVMAKDAIDRAVIELRAIKPESVTDKLPLVGADGYFALVQQVERLSESSGLDTDTITHLLNRYGSMISEVLELIEANPKLAAKVDKDLLYIKAEIEYAASYEGARTVDDVISRRTRIAFEASDHGVHLADEIAAIIAPVLGWSAKERKASVTAYEELVDRELEALDQLLEEHERVSS
- a CDS encoding GH25 family lysozyme, translated to MKIRATITAIALTLLALNVPQVQAASSSLTLSLRQTPSATESVVTFYGTIKPARSGLSVKIQGNSSGEWKTTRFVTKTTKAGTWKIVAVATAFDIPIKYRAQVNVGGKVSNSPIRTITIKKPPQISTTDPALVVESFGPGGRIHGADVSRWQHPNDKPIDFSVAYASGLRFVMIKASDTRDEADALALKYLIMDHAAAQAAGLYTGFYHYAILPDVSDSAGIIRDATAQAQKVLWRLAAIGGYTEKDLPYALDLENKCVRVSSSGACQKYASRAAVTLWAETFLGLLKEKTGRTPILYSYSNFLESSMNKSAKLAQYPLWLAQYAIDPFNPINQPGIKAGGCYVHSWTGANCDSQWTIWQYTSCGIAPKYGVPGTRLDLNIFRGSASDFLNLSKGSWAPALVDLMPNNEPTQLIVNAQSASTTNKSVTFKATVTRPDSSPVVTGAIKLVFDAATVPKTSPVQTVLRATSGEWTLAIKGVPAGTYSGNVVYTDVSQTHAQSSQAVTFTVVQGPTPSPTAEPTKKPTKKPSVDGCSKQIKN